A window of Suncus etruscus isolate mSunEtr1 chromosome 4, mSunEtr1.pri.cur, whole genome shotgun sequence contains these coding sequences:
- the LOC126007155 gene encoding tripartite motif-containing protein 75-like: protein MPLPLPSPLETGAAMALVASLAELHAETRCPVCRDFLQEPITLECGHNCCASCLQQRWEHLQDVLPCPVCLHPCTHGHPQRNTQLGNMIDLVQQLRSKRLKVAELVEEEEEEEGEEEEGRGLCERHQQALSLFCEDDLELLCAQCGESPEHQAHDLMLIEDAAAHHRQRLKSCLGRLGKQLEEAETIFLRQVWEGQGWREEVEERKRDLVCESEHLKYFLKIEEDVLENELSRQMTGFSKKIIDRQTQLSDIGSTLKSLLKDILGLRLETDLALLRGAGHMHRQWRQWGGLELPATFSYQFMEPALLLPPHFAGLHNLKDHFLVHCTLDPDTAHPSLTVSQDRKTVSFHRLDRAGGPTSGSRPKAFTSLEAILGMQGFEGGRHFWQVEIQGSGMWSLGVCKESFPRNAVGTPTPGDGCWQLQQFTGVILDSQQAQTRVGVFLDYDLEKVAFYNLVNCSHFCTLNGSFSGKLLPYFGLCSSSIAFSLTLV, encoded by the coding sequence ATGCCCCTGCCTTTACCCTCGCCCCTGGAAACAGGCGCAGCCATGGCACTGGTGGCCTCCCTGGCTGAGTTGCATGCAGAGACACGCTGCCCCGTTTGCCGGGATTTCCTACAGGAGCCCATAACCCTGGAATGTGGCCACAATTGCTGTGCCTCGTGTCTGCAGCAGCGCTGGGAGCACCTTCAGGACGTCCTGCCCTGCCCAGTGTGCCTGCATCCCTGCACACACGGTCACCCCCAGAGGAACACGCAGCTGGGAAACATGATTGACCTGGTCCAGCAGCTTCGCAGCAAGAGGTTGAAGGTCGCAGAGCtggtggaagaggaggaagaagaggagggagaagaagaggagggcaGAGGCCTCTGTGAGAGGCACCAGCAGGCCCTGAGCCTGTTCTGCGAGGACGACCTGGAGCTGCTGTGTGCCCAGTGCGGTGAATCCCCTGAACACCAGGCCCATGACCTGATGCTCATTGAAGATGCTGCTGCTCATCACAGGCAGAGGCTCAAGAGCTGCCTGGGGCGGCTGGGGAAGCAGCTGGAGGAGGCAGAAACGATCTTCCTAAGGCAGGTGTGGGAGGGACAAGGATGGAGAGAGGAGGTGGAAGAAAGGAAGCGTGATTTAGTCTGCGAGTCTGAGCACTTGAAGTATTTCCTGAAAATTGAGGAAGATGTTCTTGAGAACGAGCTATCGAGACAAATGACAGGATTTTCCAAGAAGATCATTGATAGACAAACCCAGCTGTCAGACATTGGCTCCACTCTCAAGTCGCTGCTGAAAGACATCCTTGGTCTGAGGCTGGAGACGGACCTGGCGCTGCTGAGGGGCGCTGGGCACATGCACAGGCAGTGGCGCCAATGGGGCGGCCTGGAGCTCCCTGCAACCTTTTCCTACCAATTTATGGAGCCGGCTCTCCTGTTGCCTCCACATTTTGCTGGCCTGCACAACCTCAAGGACCATTTTCTGGTGCATTGTACCCTGGATCCTGACACTGCCCACCCCAGTCTCACCGTCTCCCAGGACCGGAAAACAGTCAGTTTTCATCGCCTCGACAGAGCAGGTGGACCCACGTCTGGCTCTCGCCCCAAGGCCTTCACCTCCCTGGAAGCCATCTTGGGCATGCAGGGCTTTGAAGGGGGCCGGCACTTCTGGCAGGTAGAAATCCAAGGCTCGGGTATGTGGTCCTTAGGGGTGTGCAAGGAGTCGTTCCCCCGAAATGCTGTGGGAACTCCGACCCCGGGTGATGGCTGCTGGCAACTCCAGCAGTTCACTGGGGTCATCTTGGACTCGCAGCAGGCACAAACCCGGGTGGGTGTGTTTCTGGACTATGACTTGGAAAAAGTTGCCTTTTACAATTTGGTTAACTGCTCCCACTTCTGCACACTCAATGGCAGCTTTTCGGGAAAGCTCCTGCCCTACTTCGGCCTTTGCTCCTCGTCCATAGCGTTTTCCTTGACTCTTGTCTGA
- the LOC126007156 gene encoding tripartite motif-containing protein 75-like: MALAAFLAELRTEARCPLCQAFLQEPVTLECGHNYCGSCLQQRWEHLQDILPCPMCLHPCTDGHPQKNRQLGHMADLVQEILCMRVKNSEEEQEEEEGRGHCERHQQVLKLFCEDDLELLCGQCAASPNHQAHVLTPIEEAAAHHRQRLKSCLEHLRKQLQEAERALERQVSESEELREMLAEEMNDFALESKEFKCFLEDEQKIIENKVLRELEEVSRNVLKGQRKLSEQASTLKTLLIDIRWLQLQTDLGLLQGIRFVHWQWKKCGRVELPESLTHEPMEQIRTFPPHYAGLHNLKSKFQRDLILDPETTHPNLIVSEDQSKVYVFDKSVGESTAAPHPKAFTFHQAVLGAEPIERGRHFWEIAFQGSVIWSIGVCKESFPRNSQVPPSPANGCWQFKLLPGIHLDERSEQNHVGLFLDYELGEVSFYNMDYQCHLCTLYGSFTGKLLFYLCIEPSSLPLP; encoded by the coding sequence ATGGCCCTGGCGGCCTTCCTGGCTGAGCTGCGCACAGAGGCTCGCTGCCCCTTGTGCCAGGCTTTCCTGCAGGAGCCTGTGACCCTGGAATGTGGCCACAACTACTGTGGCTCATGCCTGCAGCAACGCTGGGAGCACTTGCAGGACATCCTGCCATGCCCCATGTGCCTGCACCCCTGCACAGATGGGCACCCCCAGAAGAACAGGCAGCTggggcacatggctgacctggtccAGGAGATTCTGTGCATGAGGGTGAAGAATAGTgaggaggagcaggaagaggaagaaggcagAGGCCACTGTGAAAGGCACCAGCAAGTTTTGAAACTTTTCTGCGAGGACGACCTGGAGCTGCTGTGTGGCCAGTGTGCTGCCTCCCCTAACCACCAGGCCCATGTCCTGACACCCATCGAAGAAGCCGCTGCACATCACAGGCAGAGGCTCAAGAGCTGCCTGGAGCATCTGAGGAAGCAGCTTCAGGAAGCAGAAAGGGCCTTGGAAAGGCAGGTATCCGAAAGCGAAGAGTTGAGAGAGATGTTGGCGGAGGAGATGAATGACTTTGCTTTGGAATCTAAAGAATTCAAGTGTTTCCTGGAAGATGAGCAGAAAATCATCGAGAACAAGGTCCTAAGGGAATTAGAGGAAGTGTCCCGGAATGTCCTCAAGGGCCAGCGAAAATTGTCTGAGCAGGCCTCCACCCTGAAGACACTGCTGATTGACATCAGGTGGCTGCAACTACAAACtgacctgggcctcctgcagggCATCAGGTTTGTGCATTGGCAGTGGAAAAAGTGTGGCCGCGTGGAGCTCCCAGAATCCTTGACCCATGAGCCCATGGAGCAGATCCGCACGTTCCCTCCACACTACGCTGGCCTGCACAACCTCAAGAGCAAGTTTCAGAGGGACCTGATCCTGGACCCTGAAACCACTCACCCCAACCTCATCGTCTCCGAGGACCAGTCAAAGGTGTATGTTTTTGATAAAAGCGTTGGAGAATCCACGGCTGCCCCGCACCCCAAGGCCTTCACATTTCATCAAGCCGTCCTTGGGGCTGAGCCCATAGAACGGGGTCGGCACTTCTGGGAGATAGCATTCCAAGGCTCAGTGATCTGGTCCATAGGGGTGTGCAAGGAATCGTTTCCCCGAAATTCTCAGGTCCCTCCGTCCCCGGCCAATGGCTGCTGGCAGTTCAAACTGCTCCCGGGCATTCACCTGGATGAACGGTCAGAACAAAACCATGTCGGCCTCTTCCTGGACTATGAGTTGGGAGAAGTTTCTTTTTACAATATGGATTATCAATGCCACTTGTGCACACTCTATGGCAGCTTTACAGGAAAGCTCCTGTTCTATTTATGTATTGAGCCCTCCTCCTTACCATTGCCATGA
- the LOC126006096 gene encoding LOW QUALITY PROTEIN: carnosine N-methyltransferase-like (The sequence of the model RefSeq protein was modified relative to this genomic sequence to represent the inferred CDS: inserted 1 base in 1 codon), with product MQRRRRPPPPASPLPEGGGGGGGGGGGGGAARAEVEVPFSAGHLGSAAAVSAPAAPRQPEDEEERLEREHFWKIMNAFHYYGTSMHERVNRTXRQFRSLPANQQKLLPQFLLHLDKIRKSIDHNQEILLTIVNDCIHMFENKEYGQDGNGKIMPASTFDMDKLKSTLNQFVRDWSETGKAERDACYQPIIKEILKNFPKERWDPSKVNILVPGAGLGRLAWEITMLGYACQGNEWSFFMLFSSNFVLNRCSEINKYKLYPWIHQFSNNRRSADQIRPIFFPDVDPHSLPSGSNFSMTAGDFQEIYSECNAWDCIATCFFIDTAHNVIDYIDTIWKILKPGGIWINLGPLLYHFENLPNELSIELSYEDIKNVVLQYGFQVKVEKESVLSTYTVNDLSMMKYYYECVLFVVRKPQ from the exons ATGCAGCGCCGGCGGCGTCCTCCTCCGCCCGCGTCTCCGCTGCCcgagggcggcggcggcggcggcggcggcggcggcggcggcggggcggccCGCGCCGAGGTGGAAGTGCCGTTCTCGGCGGGGCACCTGGGCTCGGCAGCGGCCGTGTCGGCGCCCGCCGCTCCGCGCCAGCCCGAGGACGAGGAGGAGAGGCTGGAGCGCGAGCACTTCTGGAAGATCATGAACGCCTTCCACTACTATGGCACCAGTATGCATGAGCGAGTGAACCGGA AAAGACAATTTCGATCACTTCCAGCTAATCAACAGAAACTACTTCCTCAGTTTCTTCTTCACTTGGACAAGATACGAAAAAGCATTGATCATAATCAAGAAATACTACTGACCATTGTGAATGATTGCATACAtatgtttgaaaataaagaatatggacaagatggaaatggaaagatTATGCCAGCCTCTACATTTGACATGGATAAATTAAAATCCACATTGAACCAGTTTGTGAGAGACTGGAGTGAAACTGGGAAAGCAGAAAGGGATGCCTGCTACCAGCCAatcattaaagaaatattaaaaaattttccaaAAGAGAGATGGGATCCTTCTAAAGTAAATATTCTGGTACCTGGTGCTGGACTAGGAAGACTGGCCTGGGAAATAACTATGCTAGGATATGCCTGTCAAGGAAATGAATGGAGCTTTTTTATGCTCTTTTCTTCCAACTTCGTACTCAACAGATGTtctgaaattaataaatataagctTTATCCTTGGATTCATCAGTTTAGCAATAACCGGAGGTCGGCTGACCAGATTCGACCCATCTTTTTCCCTGATGTTGATCCCCACAGTCTTCCTTCTGGTTCTAACTTTTCTATGACCGCAGGAGATTTTCAGGAGATATATTCAGAATGCAATGCCTGGGACTGTATTGCTACCTGTTTCTTCATAGACACAGCTCACAATGTTATTGATTATATTGACACAATATGGAAAATACTGAAGCCAGGTGGAATTTGGATAAATTTAGGTCCTCTTCTTTATCACTTTGAAAATTTGCCAAATGAACTTTCCATTGAATTGAGCTATGAGGATATTAAAAATGTTGTTCTACAGTATGGATTCCAGGTAAAGGTAGAAAAAGAATCTGTTTTGTCAACATATACTGTGAATGATCTCTCCATGAtgaaatactactatgaatgTGTCTTATTTGTGGTCCGTAAACCACAATAA